A stretch of DNA from Melioribacteraceae bacterium 4301-Me:
ATCAATTATCTTGTACCAGAAGCAGTAAAGGAATATATTTATAATAATAAATTATACATATAAGAATTAATGATTGACCATAACCTAATAGAAAAAATTTATTTGCAAGATAAACTTGCTATTTCGCGAACAATCACAAAAATTGAACAGGCAAATTCAAATTCAATCGAAATTTTAAAAGAACTTCACAAAAAAATTGGAAATGCATATCGAATAGGCATAACAGGTCCGCCTGGTGCTGGCAAATCAACTTTAACTAACCAGCTTACTAAGTTTTATCGTAAAGAAGGCTATACAGTTGGAATAATTGCAGTTGACCCTACAAGTCCATTCACTGGTGGTGCACTCTTGGGCGATAGAATAAGAATGGGTGAAATTGGTAACGACCCTGGAGTATTTATCCGCAGTATGGCAAGTAGAGGCAGCTTAGGCGGTCTAAGTAACAAAACTCAAGATGCAGCTGATGTTTTAGATGCAGCAGGTTACGATTTTATTATTTTCGAAACTGTAGGTGTAGGCCAATCTGAACTTGACATTGTAAAAGTAGCTGACACAACAATTGTTGTGCTAGTTCCAGAATCAGGTGATTCTATTCAAGCTATGAAAGCCGGGTTAATGGAAATTGCAGATATATTTGTGCTCAATAAAGGTGATAGACCCGGTGCAGATTCAGCAATTACTTCACTTAAAACAATGATTGCATTAAAAGACCATAACTCAGAAAGCTGGCTGCCACCAATCATTAAAACTATAGCCCAAGAAAACCATGGCATAAATGATGTTATTGAGGGAATTAATAATCACAGAAAATTCCTTATTAATCATGATTTCTTAAATAAAAAACGCGAAGAAAACATAAAAATTCGAGTTAAAGAAATTGTTGAAGAGTTCATTAAGCAAGAAATTTGGAACACGCAAAGATTAAATGAACTTAATAATGAAATTAAAAAAGCAGTTATAGGAAAATCTTCCCCATACCAAATAGCAGAAAATTTAATTAACAATTACAAAAATTCAATAATGGATTAATCCTATGTCAGCAACATTAACATCAAATCAATTTATTTTAGAATTCGATGAGAACCAAATTGCAATCAGAAACACAATAAGAGATTTTGCCGAAAAGCAAATAAAACCACACGTATTAAAGTGGGATGAAGAACAAAAATTCCCTTTAGAAATTATGAAGCAATTAGGTGAATTAGGTTTTTTGGGAATTTTGGTCCCAGAAAAATATGGAGGCTCTGGTTTAGGTTATATTGAATATGCAATAATAGTTGAAGAAATAGCAAAAGTAGATCCGGCAATCGCTCTTTCAGTTGCTGCTCATAATGGTCTGTGCACAAATCATATTTTAGTTTATGCAAATGAGGAGCTCAAAGAAAAATATTTACCCGATTTAGCAACTGGCAAAAAAATTGGTGCTTGGGGATTAACTGAACCATCTTCAGGCAGTGATGCGGCAGGCATGATGACAACAGCTATTAAACACGAAGAACATTTTATCTTAAATGGCACTAAAAACTTTATTACACATGGAGCTTCTGCCGAAACTGCGGTTGTTATGGCAATTACTGATAAGACAAAAGGTAAAAATGGCATTTCTGCTTTTATCTTAGAAAAAGGTTTTTCTGGATTCGCATCTGGTAAAAAAGAAAATAAATTAGGGATGAGAGCAAGTGAAACTGCTCAGTTAATTTTTGAAAATTGCAGAGTTCCTCTTAAAAATCTTATAGGAAATGAGGGAGAGGGTTTTAAACAAGCAATGAAAATTCTTGAGGGCGGCAGAATTTCAATAGCAGCATTAAGTGTTGGATTAGCAGAAAGCTGTTTGGATGCTGCTACTAAATATGCAAAAGAAAGAAAACAGTTTGGTAAAACTCTCTCTGAATTTCAGGCGATTCAATTTAAGTTAGCAAATATGGCAACTGAATTAGAAGCAGCGAAAATACTTACTTACAAAGCTGCAAAAATGAAAGATGAAGGGAAAGATATTTCTACTTCTGCATCAATGGCAAAATTATATGCAAGCGAAATTGCTGAAAAAGCTGCTAGTCAGGCTGTTCAAATTTTTGGCGGATATGGCTATATAAAAGAATATCCAGTTGAAAAATTTTACCGCGATGTTAAACTCTTGACCATTGGGGAAGGAACATCAGAAGTACAAAGAATAATAATTGCAAAAAATTTATTAAAGGATTAATTAGGAGATTCTAATGATTCTTGAGATAATCGAAAATTCATTTTACCAAAATGCAGCTGAATTTGTAAGAGAACTAAAATTAGAAAATCTCTTCAAAATCTCTTTTAACAAATCTATAGAAGAGTGGAATGATAAAATATTCATTAGTGATTATGAGATAATTACAACATTATTAAAGCTAATACCAGGTAATTATGTTGTAGATTATGATGATAATCTTGATGGTTTTAATATCTTTAGAGTAAAAATATAAATTCCAAGGTAAATTCTATGCCCTTCTCTATAACTCATATAAAGCTAATTTTTAGTGACATAAATTAAAGGTAATCGACATGGAATTATTCGAATCCAACCTTAAGTGGTTGAGTCATTGGTCAAAAAACAATCCATACCAATATCATCGTTGCAGTAAAAAGTATTTAAAAAATATCTTGTCGATGCGTTCCAAATTTTAAAACCTAATTCAAAATATCTGAATAATATGAAAAAAATTGGCAACCCAATTCAACAGAATGAAACTTACCTTAGACGTGAAGATTATCAAAAAAATCTTTACAGAAAAATTTTAGGCATAAAAGAAAAAGTCCAGCTTGGTGGTGGTAAAGAGGCCATACAAAAACAGCATGAAAAAGGAAAGCTAACGGCTCGCGAAAGAATAGAAAAATTAATTGACCCTGGCTCAAAATTTTATGAGTTGAATTCCTTGGCAGCTTATGGAATGTACGAAGAATATGGTGGTGCACCATCGTCGGGTACAATTTTCGGAATTGGTAAAATACACAATCGTGATTGTGTTATTGTTGCAAACGATGCAACGGTAAAAGCGGGTGCATGGTTTCCAATTACTGCTAAAAAAAATCTGCGTGCACAGGAAATTGCTATGGACAATCGATTGCCCGTTATTTATTTGGTCGATAGCGCCGGAGTATTTTTACCATTACAAGAGGATATTTTCCCGGATAAAGAGCATTTTGGAAGAATTTTTCGTAATAATGCTATTATGTCATCGATGGGGATTCCACAAATTTCTGCGATAATGGGTCCATGCGTAGCTGGCGGCGCTTATTTACCAATTATGAGTGATGAAGCGTTAATTGTTGAAGGCGAGGGTTCAGTATTTTTAGCAGGTTCACATCTTGTAAAAGCTGCAATTGGTGAAGAAATTGATAACGAAACTCTTGGTGGTGCAAGAGTACAATCCAATATTTCAGGTGTTACAGACTATATTGTAAAAGACGATGAAGAATGTCTTTTACAAATTAGAAGCTTAGTTAGTAAATTCGGTGAAATGCCCAAAGCTAATTTTAATCGAGTAGAACCAGTCCAACCTCGTTTTAATCCTCAAGAAATCTATGGTATTCTGCCAGAAGATACTATTAAACCTTATGACACTTATGAATTATTAGCAAGAATAGTTGATAATTCGGAAATTGATGAATACAAAGCCGGTTATGGAAAAACCATAATTACTGCCTACGCACGTATTGATGGTTGGGCTGTTGGCATTGTTGCCAACCAGAGAAATATTGTTAGAACTGAAACTCTTAAAGGCACTGGAGAGATGCAAATTGGTGGCGTTATCTATTCCGACAGTGCAGATAAAGCGACAAGATTTATTTTGAATTGCAATCAAAAGAAAATCCCATTGGTTTTTTTTCAAGATGTTACTGGTTTTATGGTTGGCAGCAAAGCTGAACACGGGGGAATAATTAAAGACGGCGCTAAAATGGTGAATGCTGTTGCAAACTCTGTAGTACCTAAAATTACAATTATAGTTGGTAATAGTTTTGGTGCTGGTAATTATGCAATGTGTGGCAAAGCTTACGACCCACGTTTTATTTTTGCTTATCCGAATGCAAAAATCGCCGTTATGGGCGGTTCACAGGCAAGCAGTGTTTTATTAGATATTAAAATGAAACAAATGCAAAAAGAAGGTAAAGCCTTTTCAGATGAACAAAAACAGAAATTGCTTAATGAAATTATTCAATCTTATGAAGAAAAAAGTAATATGCTTTACGCTGCAGCTCACTTGTGGATAGATGAAATAATCTCTCCTGCTGAAACAAGAGAATACATTTCTATGGCAATAAATGCAGCTAACAACAATAGCTATATCCCTAAGTTTAATGTAGGTGTAATTCAAACTTGACCTCAAAAAAATTATTTACTCTCTTTTTATATATCTATATTTTTGGATTATATTTTGCAAATACAGAACTGAATGCCAAACCTACTTTTTTATCCGGC
This window harbors:
- the meaB gene encoding methylmalonyl Co-A mutase-associated GTPase MeaB codes for the protein MIDHNLIEKIYLQDKLAISRTITKIEQANSNSIEILKELHKKIGNAYRIGITGPPGAGKSTLTNQLTKFYRKEGYTVGIIAVDPTSPFTGGALLGDRIRMGEIGNDPGVFIRSMASRGSLGGLSNKTQDAADVLDAAGYDFIIFETVGVGQSELDIVKVADTTIVVLVPESGDSIQAMKAGLMEIADIFVLNKGDRPGADSAITSLKTMIALKDHNSESWLPPIIKTIAQENHGINDVIEGINNHRKFLINHDFLNKKREENIKIRVKEIVEEFIKQEIWNTQRLNELNNEIKKAVIGKSSPYQIAENLINNYKNSIMD
- a CDS encoding acyl-CoA dehydrogenase family protein → MSATLTSNQFILEFDENQIAIRNTIRDFAEKQIKPHVLKWDEEQKFPLEIMKQLGELGFLGILVPEKYGGSGLGYIEYAIIVEEIAKVDPAIALSVAAHNGLCTNHILVYANEELKEKYLPDLATGKKIGAWGLTEPSSGSDAAGMMTTAIKHEEHFILNGTKNFITHGASAETAVVMAITDKTKGKNGISAFILEKGFSGFASGKKENKLGMRASETAQLIFENCRVPLKNLIGNEGEGFKQAMKILEGGRISIAALSVGLAESCLDAATKYAKERKQFGKTLSEFQAIQFKLANMATELEAAKILTYKAAKMKDEGKDISTSASMAKLYASEIAEKAASQAVQIFGGYGYIKEYPVEKFYRDVKLLTIGEGTSEVQRIIIAKNLLKD
- a CDS encoding acyl-CoA carboxylase subunit beta, with the protein product MKKIGNPIQQNETYLRREDYQKNLYRKILGIKEKVQLGGGKEAIQKQHEKGKLTARERIEKLIDPGSKFYELNSLAAYGMYEEYGGAPSSGTIFGIGKIHNRDCVIVANDATVKAGAWFPITAKKNLRAQEIAMDNRLPVIYLVDSAGVFLPLQEDIFPDKEHFGRIFRNNAIMSSMGIPQISAIMGPCVAGGAYLPIMSDEALIVEGEGSVFLAGSHLVKAAIGEEIDNETLGGARVQSNISGVTDYIVKDDEECLLQIRSLVSKFGEMPKANFNRVEPVQPRFNPQEIYGILPEDTIKPYDTYELLARIVDNSEIDEYKAGYGKTIITAYARIDGWAVGIVANQRNIVRTETLKGTGEMQIGGVIYSDSADKATRFILNCNQKKIPLVFFQDVTGFMVGSKAEHGGIIKDGAKMVNAVANSVVPKITIIVGNSFGAGNYAMCGKAYDPRFIFAYPNAKIAVMGGSQASSVLLDIKMKQMQKEGKAFSDEQKQKLLNEIIQSYEEKSNMLYAAAHLWIDEIISPAETREYISMAINAANNNSYIPKFNVGVIQT